Proteins from a single region of Campylobacter sp. RM16704:
- the pglC gene encoding undecaprenyl phosphate N,N'-diacetylbacillosamine 1-phosphate transferase, giving the protein MYKNGLKRLFDFFLALILLIIFLPFIILIGIVLKIVQGSVFFKQARPGLNEKIFYIYKFKTMSDETDENGKLLPDELRLKPFGKLVRSLSLDELPQLFNVLKGDMSFIGPRPLLIEYLPLYNQEQKKRHDVRPGITGWAQINGRNAISWGQKFKYDIEYVQNCSFLFDLKIFFMTIVKVLKRSGVNKEGVATTDKFNGHN; this is encoded by the coding sequence ATGTATAAAAATGGTTTAAAGCGTCTTTTTGACTTTTTTTTGGCTTTGATTTTGTTGATTATTTTTTTACCCTTTATAATACTTATTGGCATTGTTTTAAAAATCGTGCAAGGAAGTGTGTTCTTTAAACAAGCAAGACCTGGATTAAACGAAAAAATTTTTTATATTTATAAATTTAAAACTATGAGTGATGAAACTGATGAAAATGGAAAATTACTTCCTGATGAATTACGTTTAAAGCCTTTTGGAAAACTAGTTAGAAGTTTGAGTTTAGATGAATTACCACAGCTTTTTAATGTTTTAAAAGGCGATATGAGCTTCATAGGTCCAAGACCTTTACTTATAGAATATTTACCTTTATACAACCAAGAACAAAAAAAACGCCACGATGTAAGACCGGGTATTACAGGTTGGGCACAGATTAATGGACGAAATGCTATTTCTTGGGGACAAAAATTTAAATATGATATAGAATATGTGCAAAATTGCTCTTTTTTATTTGATCTTAAAATCTTTTTTATGACCATTGTTAAGGTTTTAAAAAGAAGCGGGGTTAATAAAGAAGGAGTAGCTACAACGGATAAATTCAATGGACACAACTAA
- the pglA gene encoding N,N'-diacetylbacillosaminyl-diphospho-undecaprenol alpha-1,3-N-acetylgalactosaminyltransferase: MKIGILTHSAMSVYYFRLALIRALEKNNHEVIIITPKDDFAIKLQELGYKVCFYDLSRSSVNPLVVFKNLLSLKNTLKSLNLDLLQTSAHKSNTIGIIAAKMAGIKYTFGLVEGLGSFYIDDDFKSKLVRMSINLLYKISFKLANGFIFVNESNALFMKNLGLKEEKIKIIKSVGVNLKQFLPLKISTEEKQTFLKEHNMPDKPIVLMISRVLWHKGIKEFYEASKILNDKANFVLVGGRDDNKSCAPLDFLHSNDVFYLGARSDIAHLLNLCDIFVLPSYKEGYPRTVLEAQACKKACVVSNAEGCIEAVDNAIDGLICKSKDSKDLAEKIAVLLEDEKLKSTLAQNAFLRVQNYDENIIALKYLDFYRGFTNV; the protein is encoded by the coding sequence ATGAAAATAGGAATTTTAACTCATAGCGCAATGAGTGTGTATTATTTTCGTCTTGCACTCATTAGGGCTTTAGAAAAAAATAATCATGAAGTTATAATCATCACTCCAAAAGATGATTTTGCTATCAAATTACAAGAGTTAGGTTATAAGGTTTGCTTTTATGATTTATCTAGATCAAGCGTTAATCCTTTGGTCGTTTTTAAAAATCTACTTAGCTTAAAAAATACACTTAAAAGTTTAAATTTAGATCTTTTACAAACAAGTGCACACAAAAGCAATACAATAGGTATTATAGCGGCTAAAATGGCGGGCATTAAATACACTTTTGGTTTGGTTGAAGGTTTAGGAAGTTTTTATATAGATGATGATTTTAAAAGTAAATTAGTAAGAATGAGCATTAATTTACTTTATAAAATTTCTTTTAAACTTGCTAATGGTTTTATTTTTGTCAATGAAAGCAATGCTTTATTTATGAAAAATCTAGGCTTAAAAGAAGAAAAAATAAAAATCATCAAATCCGTAGGTGTTAATTTAAAGCAATTTTTACCTTTAAAAATTAGCACAGAAGAAAAACAAACCTTTTTAAAAGAACATAATATGCCTGATAAACCTATCGTTTTAATGATTTCAAGAGTGCTTTGGCATAAAGGCATTAAAGAATTTTATGAAGCAAGTAAAATTTTAAATGATAAGGCAAATTTTGTTTTGGTGGGTGGAAGAGATGATAATAAATCTTGTGCTCCGCTTGATTTTTTACACTCAAATGATGTTTTCTATCTTGGTGCAAGAAGTGATATTGCACATTTATTAAATTTATGTGATATTTTTGTTTTACCAAGTTATAAAGAAGGCTATCCAAGAACGGTTTTAGAAGCACAAGCTTGTAAAAAAGCGTGCGTGGTAAGCAATGCTGAAGGTTGCATTGAAGCAGTGGATAATGCCATAGATGGTTTAATTTGTAAAAGTAAAGATAGTAAAGATTTAGCTGAAAAAATCGCAGTTTTGTTAGAAGATGAAAAACTAAAAAGCACTTTAGCACAAAATGCTTTTCTTAGAGTGCAAAATTATGATGAAAATATCATAGCTTTGAAATATCTTGACTTTTATAGGGGTTTTACAAATGTATAA
- the pglB gene encoding undecaprenyl-diphosphooligosaccharide--protein glycotransferase, which translates to MKLQQNFTDNNSIKYTCILILIAFTFSVLCRLYWVAWASQFYEFFFNDQLMITTNDGYAFAEGARDMIAGFHQSNDLSYFGSSLSTLTYWLYSILPFSFESIILYMSTFFASLIVIPIILIAREYKLTTYGFIAALLGSIANSYYNRTMSGYYDTDMLVLVLPMLILLSFIRLTINKDIFTLLLSPVFIMIYLWWYPSSYSLNFAMIGLFGLYILVFHRKEKIFYLAIALMIIALSMLAWQYKLALIVLLFAIFAFKEEKINFYMIWGLIFISVLILFLSGGLDPVLYQLKFYVFKASDVQNLKDAAFVYFNVNETIMEVNTIDPEVFMQRISSSVLVFIFSFIGFILLCKDHKSMLLALPMLALGFMALRAGLRFTIYAAPVMALGFGYFLYAFFNFLEKKRIKLSLKNKNILLILITFFSISPALMHIYYYKSSTVFTSYEAQILNELKGKAQREDYVVAWWDYGYPIRYYSDVKTLIDGGKHLGKDNFFSSFVLSKDPVSAANMARLSVEYTEKSFKENYPDILKAMVKDYNQTSAKDFLESLNNKDFKFDTNKTRDVYIYMPYRMLRIMPVVAQFANTNPDNGEQEKSLFFSQANAIAQDKTSGSVMLDNSIEIINDFRALKLESTIIPLKAFVDIESITNGKFYYNEIDSKAQIYLLFLREYKSFVILDENLYNSAYIQMFLLNQYDQDLFEQITNDARAKIYRLKR; encoded by the coding sequence ATGAAACTTCAACAAAATTTCACTGATAATAATTCTATAAAATATACCTGTATTTTAATCCTTATAGCCTTTACTTTTAGTGTTTTGTGTAGATTATATTGGGTGGCTTGGGCAAGTCAGTTTTATGAGTTTTTCTTTAATGATCAACTTATGATTACTACCAATGATGGCTATGCTTTTGCAGAAGGTGCAAGAGATATGATAGCAGGTTTTCATCAGTCTAATGATTTATCTTATTTTGGAAGCTCTCTTTCTACTTTGACTTATTGGCTTTATAGTATTTTACCTTTTAGCTTTGAAAGTATTATTTTATATATGAGTACTTTTTTTGCTTCTTTGATTGTTATACCTATTATATTAATCGCAAGAGAGTATAAACTCACTACTTATGGCTTTATAGCAGCTTTACTTGGAAGTATCGCAAATAGTTATTATAACCGCACTATGAGTGGATACTATGATACTGATATGCTAGTGTTGGTTTTACCAATGCTTATTTTACTAAGTTTTATAAGATTAACTATTAACAAAGATATTTTTACACTACTTTTAAGTCCGGTTTTCATCATGATTTATTTATGGTGGTATCCATCAAGCTATTCTTTAAATTTTGCAATGATAGGTCTTTTTGGTCTTTATATTTTGGTATTTCATAGAAAAGAAAAGATTTTTTATCTAGCTATTGCTTTAATGATTATAGCTTTAAGCATGTTAGCATGGCAATATAAACTTGCATTGATTGTTTTATTATTTGCTATTTTTGCTTTTAAAGAAGAAAAAATTAATTTTTATATGATTTGGGGTTTGATTTTTATTAGTGTTTTAATTTTATTTTTAAGTGGTGGTTTAGATCCTGTTTTATACCAACTAAAGTTTTATGTTTTTAAAGCTTCAGATGTACAAAATTTAAAAGATGCTGCTTTTGTATATTTTAATGTTAATGAAACCATTATGGAAGTAAATACCATTGATCCTGAAGTATTTATGCAAAGAATTAGCTCTAGTGTTTTGGTGTTTATCTTTTCTTTTATAGGTTTTATCTTACTTTGTAAAGATCACAAAAGTATGCTTTTGGCTTTACCTATGCTCGCACTAGGTTTTATGGCTTTAAGAGCTGGACTTAGATTTACCATTTATGCAGCTCCTGTAATGGCTTTGGGTTTTGGCTATTTTCTATATGCATTTTTTAATTTTTTAGAAAAAAAACGAATCAAACTTAGTTTAAAAAATAAAAATATTTTGTTAATACTCATTACATTTTTTAGTATAAGTCCTGCTTTAATGCATATATATTATTATAAATCTTCTACCGTTTTTACTTCTTATGAAGCTCAAATTTTAAATGAGTTAAAAGGTAAAGCTCAAAGGGAAGATTATGTCGTTGCTTGGTGGGATTATGGCTATCCAATTCGTTATTATAGTGATGTAAAAACTTTAATCGATGGTGGAAAGCACTTAGGAAAAGATAATTTTTTCTCATCATTTGTTTTAAGTAAGGATCCAGTTTCAGCAGCTAATATGGCAAGACTTAGTGTGGAATATACAGAAAAATCTTTTAAAGAAAACTATCCTGATATTTTAAAGGCTATGGTTAAAGATTACAACCAAACAAGTGCTAAAGATTTTTTAGAAAGTTTAAATAATAAAGATTTTAAATTTGATACTAATAAAACAAGAGATGTATATATTTATATGCCTTATAGAATGTTGCGTATCATGCCTGTTGTAGCTCAATTTGCAAATACAAATCCTGATAATGGAGAGCAAGAAAAAAGTTTATTTTTCTCCCAAGCTAATGCCATAGCTCAAGATAAAACATCTGGTTCAGTAATGCTTGATAATAGCATAGAAATTATAAATGACTTTAGAGCTTTAAAGTTAGAAAGCACTATAATACCTTTAAAAGCATTTGTAGATATAGAATCTATCACTAATGGCAAATTTTATTATAATGAAATCGATTCAAAAGCTCAAATTTATCTACTCTTTTTAAGAGAATACAAAAGCTTTGTGATTTTAGATGAAAATCTTTATAATAGTGCTTATATACAAATGTTTTTACTAAATCAATACGATCAAGATTTATTTGAGCAAATTACCAATGATGCAAGAGCAAAAATTTATAGGCTAAAAAGATGA
- the pglJ gene encoding N-acetylgalactosamine-N,N'-diacetylbacillosaminyl-diphospho-undecaprenol 4-alpha-N-acetylgalactosaminyltransferase has product MKKLAIFIYSLGSGGAERVVSTLLPVLNLKYEVHLILMNDKISYDIPEINIHYLEKSTPSESNLAKFLKLPLLAMKYKKLCEDLKIDLQFVLLNRPNYIALMAKSLGLKSTLIINECTTPSVIYKHNNLNSFINKFLIKRLYNKADLILANSLGNKEDLIQNFNIEAKKCDILYNAIDLENILEKSKEEIDFKEPFILSVGRLDHGKNHAMLIRAYAKVKTDLKLVILGEGILKDELLALIETLNLKDKVFLLGFDKNPYKYMSKCDFFAFASSFEGFSNVLIECLACNTAVLCTDHKSGARELFLDDEFGLLVKVDDEKAMQEGLEKMCNDEALKTNYRQKAFLRAKEFDKISIAKQLFEFFNKA; this is encoded by the coding sequence ATGAAAAAACTTGCAATTTTTATATATTCTTTAGGAAGTGGCGGTGCTGAAAGAGTTGTATCCACATTGTTACCAGTTTTAAATTTAAAATATGAAGTGCATTTAATTTTAATGAATGATAAAATTTCATATGATATTCCTGAAATTAATATCCACTACCTTGAAAAATCAACCCCAAGCGAAAGTAATTTAGCCAAATTTTTAAAACTACCCTTACTAGCCATGAAATACAAAAAGCTTTGTGAAGATTTAAAAATAGATTTACAATTTGTATTATTAAATAGACCTAATTATATTGCTTTAATGGCAAAATCCCTAGGACTTAAATCAACTCTTATTATCAACGAATGCACTACTCCAAGTGTGATTTATAAACACAATAATCTAAATTCTTTTATCAATAAATTTCTTATTAAAAGACTTTATAATAAAGCAGATTTAATCTTAGCAAATTCTTTAGGAAACAAAGAAGATTTAATACAAAATTTCAACATAGAAGCTAAGAAATGTGATATTTTATACAATGCCATAGATTTAGAGAATATTTTAGAAAAATCTAAAGAAGAAATAGACTTTAAAGAGCCTTTTATACTAAGCGTTGGTAGGCTTGATCATGGTAAAAATCATGCTATGCTTATAAGAGCTTATGCAAAAGTTAAAACTGATTTAAAATTAGTTATTTTAGGTGAGGGTATTTTAAAAGATGAACTTTTAGCTTTAATAGAGACTTTAAATTTAAAGGATAAAGTCTTTTTACTAGGTTTTGATAAAAACCCTTATAAATATATGAGTAAATGTGATTTCTTTGCTTTTGCTTCAAGTTTTGAGGGTTTTTCAAATGTTTTAATCGAGTGTCTAGCTTGCAACACTGCCGTGCTTTGCACTGATCACAAAAGTGGTGCAAGAGAGCTATTTTTAGATGATGAATTTGGGCTTTTAGTAAAGGTAGATGATGAAAAAGCTATGCAAGAAGGCTTAGAAAAAATGTGCAATGATGAAGCATTAAAGACAAATTATAGACAAAAAGCTTTTTTACGTGCGAAAGAATTTGATAAAATTAGCATAGCAAAGCAATTATTTGAATTTTTTAACAAGGCTTAA